One Spirochaeta cellobiosiphila DSM 17781 DNA window includes the following coding sequences:
- the rsxA gene encoding electron transport complex subunit RsxA, which produces MEYVLILIGAVFVNNIVLNQFLGICPFLGVSTKVETAVGMGLAVSFVMVLSTLATYLIQNLILTPLDINFMQTVVYILVIASLVQLVEIVLKKVSPPLYQALGVFLPLITTNCAILGVALLVFQKDFSLAQGLVYAFGSSVGFALAILIFAGLRERLEFMDTPKGMEGAPLALVTAGLLALAFMGFSGMV; this is translated from the coding sequence ATGGAATATGTATTAATCTTAATTGGTGCTGTTTTTGTTAATAACATTGTCTTAAATCAGTTCTTGGGTATATGTCCCTTCTTAGGGGTAAGTACTAAGGTTGAAACAGCCGTTGGTATGGGCCTGGCCGTATCTTTCGTTATGGTCCTTTCCACTCTAGCGACCTACTTAATTCAAAATCTGATATTGACACCCTTAGATATTAATTTTATGCAGACTGTTGTTTATATATTGGTCATTGCCTCTTTGGTACAGCTTGTTGAGATCGTTTTGAAAAAAGTTAGTCCCCCTTTATACCAGGCTTTAGGGGTATTTTTACCCTTGATAACTACTAACTGTGCTATCTTAGGTGTCGCTTTATTAGTCTTTCAAAAAGATTTTTCTCTAGCTCAAGGTCTGGTTTATGCCTTCGGATCCAGTGTGGGTTTTGCTCTGGCTATCTTGATCTTTGCCGGTTTAAGAGAACGTCTGGAGTTCATGGATACCCCTAAAGGTATGGAAGGTGCTCCCCTTGCTTTGGTTACCGCAGGATTGTTAGCCTTAGCTTTTATGGGATTCTCTGGAATGGTTTAA
- a CDS encoding alpha/beta fold hydrolase, translating into MLLNYKTYGEGLPLLAMHGLMGDKDNLAFLKNAFDGQYQKILIDQRNHGDSFHTYNMNYSIMAEDLFNIADHLEHDSVYLIGHSMGGKAVMEAALQHPDRVEKLIVLDMVPFAFPYRYVDYMEAMLKAHEKSFMTKEELKDFLLNELHEKAPFPFLAKNFSRKPPYRCRMGLKELLANVDHIFEELPKGRTYSGETIFIYGRNSFMMQYLDEEKIKEYFPMASFHYVDSGHLVHLDKKEEVLSLLGDFLL; encoded by the coding sequence ATGCTTTTAAATTATAAAACCTATGGAGAAGGATTACCCTTATTAGCCATGCATGGACTAATGGGGGATAAGGATAACCTGGCCTTCTTAAAGAATGCCTTTGACGGGCAATATCAAAAGATCCTCATTGATCAACGTAATCATGGCGATTCCTTCCATACCTATAATATGAATTATTCTATCATGGCAGAGGATCTATTCAATATAGCAGACCACCTGGAACATGATAGTGTGTATCTCATTGGACATTCGATGGGAGGTAAGGCGGTTATGGAAGCGGCCTTACAGCATCCAGATAGGGTAGAAAAACTTATTGTACTAGATATGGTCCCCTTTGCTTTTCCTTATCGCTATGTGGATTACATGGAAGCTATGCTAAAAGCCCATGAAAAGTCCTTCATGACCAAAGAAGAACTAAAAGATTTTTTACTTAACGAATTACATGAAAAAGCCCCCTTTCCCTTTCTGGCCAAAAATTTCTCCCGAAAGCCGCCCTACCGTTGCCGTATGGGATTAAAAGAACTCCTGGCCAATGTGGACCACATCTTTGAAGAGTTGCCCAAAGGACGTACCTATTCTGGGGAAACTATATTCATTTATGGCCGTAATTCCTTTATGATGCAGTATTTAGATGAAGAAAAAATTAAGGAATATTTCCCCATGGCCAGTTTTCACTATGTGGATTCCGGGCATCTTGTCCATCTGGATAAGAAGGAAGAAGTACTGTCCCTCCTCGGTGATTTTCTCCTCTAA
- a CDS encoding 3'-5' exonuclease yields the protein MFKLNNPLLVLDLEATAGKDDKGYQTNNYIIDIGSVLLDTDLKVIGEYDHLVKPGESISDFIHKLTGISNELVQEEPYFDEISKDWHRWIESFDINLKKLRLAAWGNYFDIPLLRRNYQQYDLKYPFSGTALDIKSIAFLWLSLSGRRTDRYDVQSMAQMLNIQVDGTFHRAITDARAETALLQRFWSDLEGFYLPQGDGPFTHYNITRND from the coding sequence GTGTTTAAACTTAACAATCCTCTATTGGTTCTCGATCTGGAAGCAACAGCCGGAAAGGATGATAAAGGATACCAAACGAATAATTATATTATTGACATAGGATCCGTTCTGTTAGACACAGACCTTAAGGTAATAGGTGAATACGATCATCTGGTCAAACCCGGGGAATCTATATCGGACTTTATACACAAACTAACGGGTATATCTAATGAACTGGTACAAGAGGAACCTTACTTTGATGAGATAAGCAAAGATTGGCACAGGTGGATAGAATCCTTTGATATAAACCTTAAAAAATTACGACTTGCCGCCTGGGGTAACTATTTTGACATCCCCTTGCTTCGGCGCAATTATCAACAGTATGACCTTAAATATCCTTTTAGCGGTACCGCATTGGATATCAAATCTATTGCCTTCCTATGGCTCTCCCTTAGTGGAAGACGGACAGATAGGTACGATGTGCAATCAATGGCTCAGATGCTCAACATTCAAGTTGATGGCACATTTCATAGAGCCATCACTGATGCCCGCGCAGAAACAGCCTTACTACAACGATTCTGGTCAGACCTGGAAGGTTTCTACCTACCACAGGGGGATGGCCCCTTTACTCATTACAACATTACAAGGAATGACTAA
- the flgN gene encoding flagellar export chaperone FlgN, with amino-acid sequence MVPEHCESLINTMEEQHNLLLSFQKEEEILKKYINDKDWNGLQESLVTLEKLSMKMEQAESQRFELYRQLCTSLNLSSDTPFYRTVADVDTAHREELIRIYRQIKVVTIQIKGQSKGMQDYLDVTTNTIKFALQEIFPHKKGNLYNTAGKKLEANHQALFLNKQL; translated from the coding sequence ATGGTACCTGAACATTGTGAATCCCTGATTAATACCATGGAAGAACAACATAATCTTTTGCTTTCTTTTCAAAAAGAGGAAGAGATTTTGAAAAAATATATAAATGATAAGGACTGGAATGGTCTCCAGGAGTCTCTTGTAACTCTTGAAAAATTGTCTATGAAGATGGAACAAGCTGAATCACAAAGATTTGAGCTGTACAGACAATTGTGTACCAGTCTCAATCTATCCAGTGACACTCCCTTTTATCGAACTGTAGCAGATGTTGATACGGCCCACAGGGAAGAATTAATCAGAATCTATCGTCAGATCAAGGTTGTGACGATTCAAATAAAAGGTCAATCCAAGGGCATGCAGGATTATCTGGATGTAACCACCAATACGATAAAGTTCGCTCTTCAGGAGATTTTTCCCCATAAAAAGGGCAATCTCTACAATACGGCTGGTAAAAAGCTCGAAGCGAATCATCAAGCCCTCTTCTTAAATAAGCAATTATAG